The genome window CCAACCTCTGAAATTAACATCCCTGCTATCAGAGGCGGATGCAGTGTGGtggttatgggttcaattgaacccataacttacGACGCTGAGtagaaatttatgtgtaaaaattcattaaaattgcaaaaataatagatttgaacccataactttaaaaatataatgggttcaatgttaaaaatcttaaaagttgaacccatagagtttaaatcctggatccgcctctggctGCAATAGGAATGGCCAGAAACGCCAGCAGGGTAACAGGAAGGAAGAGAGCACGGAACCCTTGGCGGCATATTAACTGGAATTACTGTTCCGGCACTAACAACAATTGGGGCAGGCGCAACAATCTCCTCAGAAGAAGAAGGAGCTTGAAGTGTAACCTCAGCACAACTAAGCACAGGAGAAGATGAGGGAGCGATGGAGGTGGGTCCATCAAAAGCATCATTACATATTGGAAAAAGCAAACAGCTATGCAAATATTGGAAAAAGAAAACATCAAAAGCATCATTACATAGAAGTAGGTCAGCTatttaaacaattaattcaataataAGTAAAACGTGTGAAGATGGAGTAATTTGTCAGAAGATGCCATATTGAAGTTAAAAGTAATTTGAAGTGTATCAGTTTCTTTTACTTTAAACTTCTGGTACTGAGAAATTGTAGCATCGTATGAAACAGGTCAAGGAAGTGGGACTGATTAAGGAGGGTAGATTGATCAAGTAAACTATGGTCTTTATAGAGTATCAAAGATAGAAGCAAGCTCTTTTCAGATCCAAGACACAAATTTGAGTCAGGTTAATTTAATTATCATAAACTCACACTCTTTAGAGCACAGCAATATCCTGGCATTTATTGCATTCCATTTTTTCTCTAGGAAAGACTAACAAGCAACATGCTCACGTTGTAGTCCTGCTCCCCTCAGGTACCCGAATAAGAACCAAAAAGAAATAGAGATCCTGcaagcattttttttctttttcttttttcctagaAGAGGTTTTTTAGCATTCATTCTGAAACCGTTGTGAGACATTATCAACCATAAACATCCTCAAAAGCATGACTCTGCTCTTACAAGTGTTTCTTCTTGTTTTGCGTGTGTAATGTTTGATCTTTAGAGAACCAAAGTGGTTCTGAATAATGCTTGACAGGGCTAGTTTGCGTTTCCAAAAAGCTGTATAATTTACTATCAATTTACAGAATTAAAGAATATTCTACGTTTATTTCATCCAATTCTCTTCAAGGGTAAATGCAACTCTTAATCTTCGACATTTGCATTCCATATTGTATATATCTGCAGTCTGAAGAAATGATCCTAGGACGCAGATTGAAGAAATTCTTAGCCAGCTCAAAGAAGCCAAGCAACAGAAAACAGTTGCTCAATTGTGCTTCTGCTATTTGTGAATACTGGATTGCTCTTGCCATTACAGCTCAGTGATAAACTCAGCTGGTATATAGCTAGAATTTTGCTAATCAAAAGCATTAGCTAAATTTCATGCATAATACTATTTCGCTTGAAAACTATCACAATTTTTCTTTATTAGCAATTAGGCACTACTAGAAATGTTCATGTGCTTTGAACTTATTTTGGTTCATGGATGTGGGAACAACTTTAGAACCAAAGAAGAGGACAATGCTGAAGTTCAATATGTCCACCGTCACACAGTGCGTCATGCTAAAAAGGAAGAAAGGAAAAGCACAATCATTTACAAGTTTGTATTACTGCTTCATGCTTAGTGCTATATCCCTGCGGCCAGTTTCAGTTACTCAAACAAACCAAAACACGTTCTAAAGGGTGCAATCTTCATCGATTCTATCCATTGAAACTACAAATTCCAATATATAGTAAACAATAAGCTTAAATTAAATATCACCTTAAGCAAAACATTGTGCTTCCTAATTTAGTTCCTTTCTTAAATGCGCATTTCCCCCTTTTTGCCACAACACTGAAACGTGAACAAAAGAGTAACTCGGACTTTAACCTTAACGTTCTAAAGCACAGACATAAATCCTTTCTAGCACAAAATAAAACAAACACACAAAAACCATCAAATTACACTAACACCTCACCCAAGAAAAGATAAAAAGGTATCTTAGTCATTACTCACTGTCAAATTTTTGTGGCACACTTTCCTTTTTAATATGCGGCAAAAATAATGACgcatttctatatttagaaacaattcaACCTTAAGCTTCTCATTTTACGCTTAATGAGATAGTCTATGGCTTGTTTTTGATCACAATGTTTATGCCCAGTCGAACACTTCACAAAATGGGACAGAGGGAGTAAAaaaagggatctttacacaaatagccggctgGACTACCGTTTAATTTTTCTACCTAGTATACATAGATTACACGCTGATCATACACgtttatacacatattatacctATACTATTACACATCTGccggctatttaggttaattcttctaaaAATAATAACAACACTTACCTCTTCCCGGTATAAACAGGATCCCTCTTCCGGTATCGAATTTGGAATCCACCCCTGGATTATACCTCCGGATTAAATCAGCACTCACATTGGTCTCTGAAGTAATGGACGTTAAGTTATCCTCTACCCGTATAGGGTACGTCACAAACAGCCCATAATCTTTGGAAACATCTCTATCCCCACAGGAACAATTCACAACCACGTTTAAGGTAACATTAGTATCCGAAGTTGTCAAATCGGAATAACTCGTCGCAACCTGACCAAAAAAATCTGCAGATTTAACCTTGTACGGAAAAACATGGCCTAAGAACCCACCATCCAAACAATCACAACTAAAGGGTATGTTAATTCTTGTCGCTGCTATGATACTGTCATGATTTGGGATATGATTGTTGTTGTAATCTACGATTTCTTGTAAACTGGAGATTGAAAACAATTCTGCTATGTAAGTGAGATTTGTTCCCCGCCAAATATAGAACGAAGCTAAAGCTAAATCACACCCTTTGTTGCATTTCGACTCAACTGGTAAAGGAATTGAGGATAAGTAAACTaggattaggataattcctaagCTTAACACACTTCTTGGTTTGGATTCAAACATGTTTCATGAAAAAACCATGAAAATTTCAGAAATGGGTATGTGAGAAATGGTACAAGAAAGTATTCGGGGAAATTTTAGCTGGGTTTTGGAGTAAGCGTTGACTAGGTGTTGATAAAGtttagattaaaaaaaaattgaatgatTGAATTGGTCTGTTAAATATTCCAGACTGTATTATACTACTACAGTACATTATTTTCGGTTTGGTTTTAATATTTTGGGAATAACTATGAAACAGTATTGTCGTCAGCGCAGCTGTCAGGGAGTTAAAACGGGTTTTAGGAGACAGTCTTCTATGGCGGCGTTATGAAGCTTTTAATGTTGGGAATTCTCAACCGTTAGATTGATAGAAGTTTGAATCGAAGCCGTTGATGAAGAAGGTCATCAACTCCAATTTTAGTTTAACAAATGTCAAATTCTACTAGTATTATACTTAACCCCGTTTGGCCATACATTTTGTCAAGTTTTTTCCAAAACTTTTTTGGCAAAACCTATTTGTTTataaattttattcatattttagcagattttgaaaataaatttttcaaATCCCAAAACTAGCTCTACACATATTTTTTGCCCAAAATATTACCTTCGaatttttaacaattttaaaaattaccccaaatttttgtattttataaaaaagcGCATCATCTATTATGACCCAACTAATCCACCGGCTAGTTACTATCATTTTTTTTGGACTGATATTATTGCAATTTAACGAATTATAGTAACTAGTGATTGTGTTATTAGTAGTTGATATTAAAATATCCGGTTATGGTTTTAGAatagtgtattatgtagttcattataaaaatgataattttgtgccAAACTTatctatgttcaggactatggtgtGTGATAATGATAAATTGATAATGAATGGCATCAATGAAGGTTATGCATATACAAGCTTAGCAAGTTTGTTTGtttggtattgttgggtatttttaatagtttttagaacttatgggtataagtcatgtcacgaccccaaactgatgggccgcgacaggcatccggtaccttactcaaccgagtaccaacgtaacatatctttcgtatcatactatcataggtaattgagccAGAGAGGCTGTCGTGGGATAAGTAGAATAatacatgaggaaatactcaatatagggtgagccaacttgatataccgacttatacatatgacgtactggcctataaggccataccagtatccgtatacatggcatctgtctacaagcctctaagagtacataaatatcataaaggtagggacagagccccgccataccaaacaatacatattcaaatcatactgaccaaataggcaactccggagcaagtggagtgcacaaacaccttctgttgagctgatagcctattaggagaactctcaacctgtctatcgggacctgcgggcatgaaacgcaacgtccccaggcaaaagggacgtcagtacaaataatgtaccaagtatgtaaggaatgaaaatcagtaaatcatAGAtataagagaaacatggagtaaaagactcgacatgtaagtatgaatagatctgtgaatcatttaatattataatgtcatgcatgtgcgtataaatgtcataccatgcataggtatatgcgtacataacatcatcaagcctctgagggcatcccatcatatcatctcagccactgtgggcaaaatcatcaacgtataccagccgatcaggtggtggtgcgtatataacgccataacctctttccatatcccatatacatataatatacgcgtatataacgccttctggtcatgggtcaatgtacatgtataaatgcatgaaatgcataagaaatacgttaataagatttctcgaatattaTATAATCAATATGCCTtacggacaaactttatcaaatacgtatttttctgagacccatgaacagaggacataataataattcacatggggaatcaagaatatagacatccctagtatttctatgaataagtcatttatgaaagttgtgtatttgctcgttttgtttgtatcgtacggatcatgcAAAAAGGAAATGAGGGattgccttaacataccttaactccgttgattccttaataccttccaagaaattcttcaaacaactcaattcagtctaccacatcataaggagattcaaaatcagtgttgagtaaaggctaagtccgcaacttaaactagtagctcgtttacgtaaatttgggcagcatctccccagtaactaggccctcctccaataccatataccaacaacaacaagaacacaacaataacaatatgtaagcatcattttccaaccttatttccatcacaatataccacaaaacaacccacacaccctaatcaatTCATatataaaacgacaaccaaagtagtgtcaaacaacctaaaaAATGTAACGACGAATGGCCAGCCCACCATTTtatcattatgtggtgtttctccacaccatttatcctccaaaactccattaaacagcaGAAAAATATACatcccaaaggcaacacgaaacagcccatAAAACAGTCcattacaagtcaaataactcgaactcacggctttcaatcaccgtctcgtgagttctaactattagaaaataaatttatcaacattccttgatatttaaacacctaaatacagaaagtacacgttttcttaactatgaagtaccttccaaaactcaaactacaaagaaaaagagaggtgatatagcgatacttacgtcgtggGGATCGTTTTaatattatcgcttcttgattccgtgcccgggatgatCATATTGTTTGAAGatcttgtagagagcttaagagtaaagttaggggtgttatttgggaGAGCTCTCTGGAAAAATagagaaagagacgagatgggatgtaaatatcccattttttaaaagtaaaaaaaaatgctacttggcaccctatgattggcccttcttccaacgcttataactttttatccgggtgtcgtatgaacgaacggttaagtgagttggaaactaaatttcaagacctttaattttatatataatatatcccaaaaatacctcatatattacactaaatatatttctcaaaaagctctgttacagggcaaatccttagtcgatgtttccgcaactttaatccgatttttttccaaacttcataatttctatccaaacatcatatatagccatattatgactttaaaattatttaaatcatgattaacaagtctcatattcattatgtcaccttgggacgcacggggtgtaacaatcttccccccttagaaacattcgtcctcgaatgatacACTCTCAGAAATCTataaaaattttggcagagtctcatCTGTAATGGTACTACTACCAAATTGCCACACATAAAACCCAataatacaaagccacacagggccacaatcatcaataacaccaatggcctcacacgaccaataacagtaactaacataagaatcaagtaccatatacgtacctaaaggatTGATGTCTCAATCTGATCCTCCTCCGaaagtggaaacaagtgaggataactagtcttcatttcttcttcagcttcccaagtcatctcctccacattatttttaatccaaagtactttaaccgaatcTACATCATTAGTTCTTAATCTCCggacttgtctatctagtatagcaatgggagcttcatCATATGATAATTGCTCTATAaactgaacatcgtcaactggaatgactttagagTGATCTCCAATATATACctacgaagcatagacacataaaaTACTGGATATACAtactccaatttggaaggcaggtctaactcatatgctacttggcctactctgcgtataatcttataaggtccaatgtaccgagggctaagctttcctttcttaccgaatctcataactcctttcatcggtgatacctttaggaatacccagtcatctacctaaAACTCCAagtcgtcgattatctgcataggacttctgacgactctgtgatgctaatagcctttcccttataagcttaatcttctcaactacctattgtaccaactctggtcctactaacttagtttccccaatctcgaaccatcctataggagacctacactttggtccataaagagcttcgtatggagccatctaaatggtggaatgataactattattatatgcaaactcaataggtggaagatgatcatcccagcaacccgtgaagtccatcacacaagcccgtagcatatcctccaatgtctgaatagtacgttcaaCCTGACCGTCTGTatggggatgaaatattgtactaagacttacctgagtccccaatcctttttggaaggacctccagaaattagctgtaagcacctctatctgatataatagatatagggacaccatgaagtcatgCTATCCTCTTAATGTAAATGCTTGCATAATCCTCTGAtgaatacgtagtcctgacaTACAGAAAATGGGctaattttgtaagtctatcaacaataacccatatagaatcgaacttacgctgggtacaaGGTAGGCCTACGATGAAATCCTTATTAATCACCTCTCATTTCCAAGTCGgtatctctatagcctgcaataatctaccgggtttctgatgctcaatcttaacctgctgacaattagggcactgagcaacaaacactgctatatccttcttcattacgtcccaccagtatattcccctgatatcatgacACATCTTAGTCGCTCCTGGATGAGTAGAATAACGAGAAtggtgagcttctcccataacctgatggcgcaaccctgccacattaggaacacataatcaacctcgatatttgaggactccatatcctgtaatctcaaat of Nicotiana tomentosiformis chromosome 7, ASM39032v3, whole genome shotgun sequence contains these proteins:
- the LOC138895253 gene encoding uncharacterized protein; the encoded protein is MGEAHHSRYSTHPGATKMCHDIRGIYWWDVMKKDIAVFVAQCPNCQQIEVLTANFWRSFQKGLGTQVYIGDHSKVIPVDDVQFIEQLSYDEAPIAILDRQVRRLRTNDVDSVKVLWIKNNVEEMTWEAEEEMKTSYPHLFPLSEEDQIETSIL